TGATCACCGGTTCCGTTCTCAGCCGCAAGCTGGCTGAAGGTGCCGAAGGTCTGGTGGTGGACGTGAAGTGGGGCAACGGTTCCTTCGTCAAGGATGTGGAGCAAGCCAAGCAGTTGGCCCGTTCCATCACCCGTGTGGGCCGTTCCATGAAGCGCCGCTGCGTGGCTCTGGTGACCGACATGAACCAGCCGCTCGGCGATACCGTCGGTACCGCGCTGGAAATCAAGGAAGCCATCCAACTGCTGAAGGGGGAAGGACCTGAGGACTTGAAGGAGTTGGTACTCAAGCTGGGGATGGAAATCGTTCGTCTGGCCGGTGTGGCCGGTTCGACCCTTTCCGCCAAGCAGACCGTGGAGCGTCACCTCCAGGACGGATCGGCCCTCGAGAAATTCAAGGAAATGGTCGAGGCCCAGGGCGGCGACACATCGGTAATCGACGACCCGGACAAGTTCCCGACCGCCAAGCACATCCGCAAGCTGCCGGCGCCGAAGCGCGGCTACGTTCACACTATCAATGCAGGCATGATTGCCGAGGGTGTGCAGAAGCTGGCCTTGCAGAAGAACGGCAAGTACGACCCCGCAGTCGGTGTGTCCGAGATCAAGAAGGTGGGCACGCAGGTCAAGCAGGGCGAGCCGCTCATGATGATCCACTACAACGACGAGGCGAAGATGGAGGAAGCGCTCGAATTCCTCAAGAGCGCCTACCGTCTGGCTCCGAAGCGTCCGAATCCGCCGGAACTGATCGTCGAGCGTGTGGCATAAGCACGCGATTGCATTTTAAGGCAAAGCCCCGGTCTTTTAGGCCGGGGCTTTTTTGTGCGGATGTGGGGATGGGGAAGTTTCGAGATGCGAGATGCGAGATGCGGGATACGAGATACGAGATGGGGGAGGGCACCTGCTCTTGAGCGGCGTCTGTGTCCGGCGTAGCTCGGAGAGCGTAGCGGGAAGCTCGTAGAGCGGAGACTGTTGCAGGTGGGAGGGGGATGAATTAGGTCATACCTTATTCAAAGTGGAATCAGGCCTCCTTGGCTTGGTGGAGGAAGATCCAGTCTCCGGTGGTGACCGGGTGTTGTACGCGAGCGGCGATGAGGTCGCTGACCAGCTTGCACTTGCTGATCAGGAGGAAAAAGAATCCGGGTTGGTCGGCGTAGTTTTCAAAGTTCGCCATGCCCTTGTTTAAAACGATGTCGCAGGCGATCACACTTTGCCAGACGGCTTCATTCCGGCGGGCCGGGTCGACCGAGAGGCGTTCGATTTTGACGCGGGGGTTGTGGAGGAGTGCGTCGGGGATGTGGCGCTCGTCGGAGACGTCATTGAGGAAGGGTTCATCCCGGATCACGAGGTGTAGGGCTTCGATACGGTAGTCATTCAACAGGCGCTCGATGAGGATCGAATCGAAGACGATTTCCCCTGTATTGTCGGCGATGTAGGCCATCCTTCGGGCTGAATTCAGCTCTGAGATGAAGTGTCCGGTGGCATCGACTGTAAACTCCGTCGTGTTCAAGCGCCTGGTGAGGCTGCCGAGCTTGAAGAGTGGGTCGGCGCCGTAATCCATGACATTCCCGATTACGGCCAGTTTGAGGGCTGTGTCGAGGGGAGCGGGGGCCAAGGAGACCTCTGAGTTCAGTTGTGAAAGGTATTGTTCGGCCTCCCGTGTGCATTCGTTTTTTACGCTCAGGTAGGGGTCCTGCACGCCTGTTTCTTTGCGGATCAGGTTTTGGATCCTGGAAGTCACCCCCAAGGGGGACTCCTTGTCCGGCAAGTCCTGCAGGATTTTTAAAAAGCGCGTCATCAGACGCTGCAGTTCGTCATCATTGGTGCCGGAAAGACGTGCCGTTTGCAGACCCGTGCGCAGGAAGCAGGAAAAACAGTCCAGTTTGGTCCGCATCGCACAGGGGGCCCGATTCATGGTTCGAGTGAAACCCTTCACGTGAAGAAGCACAAAACAAATCGGCAGCTCTGGTGCTCCGGTAGTCGGGCATCGGCCTTCTTGCTCTGGCTGCTTGTCGCCTATCCCGAGGGGGGGGGGGATGAAAAACGGCAGGCCCTTGAAGGTGCCTGCCGTTGTGCAAATGCTTATCCGACTTATATCGCCTTAGGCGCGGCCCATGTAGGCCTTTTCCGAGGTGGAAACCTTGATGATTTCGCCTTCCTTGATGAAGAGCGGCACCTGGATGGTCAGGCCGGTTTCGAGCTTGGCGGGTTTTTGGACGTTGCTGGCGGTGTCGCCTTTGACGCCTTCCGGAGATTCGATGACCTTCATTTCGATGGAGGCCGGCAGGTCGATGGAGATCGGCTTGTCATCCACGTGCAGTACGCTGTAAGGGGTCGTTTCGACCAGGAAGTCCTTGGCATCCTCGACCAGACTTTCGTCCAGGATGATGTCCTCGAAAGATTCCGGGTCCATGAAATGGTAACCGTCACCGTCCACATAGCTGAATTCGAGCTTCTTGTTGTCGGTGTGCATGATCTCGACGGAATCGGTCGTGCGGATCTTGGTGGTGGTGCTGGACCCGGTATTCAGGTTGCGCATGGTGACCTGCATGAAGCCGGCTTGGCGACCCTGTGTGCGGTGCTGCACATCCAGCACAAGGTGCGGGTTGCCTTGGTAATTCAGGACTTTGCCTTTACGAACGTCTGTGGGAGATGCCATTTTGAAGGTGGTTGAGGTGAAAAGATGAAAAACGCATCGATTTGCCAGTCCGGACAGGCTCTGTCAAGCGGCTAGGCGCATTGAGAACGCAATGAGTCCCAGGGATTAATTGCCTGAGCGGTCGCTGTTCCGGAGGGCTCGTGTCTCGGCTGCGAGGGGGATCGATGAGGCGGCCCCGGCTTTCTGGACACAAAGCGCCGAGGCCGCACTGGCTTGAACCAGTGCTTCTGCAAGTGGAGTCTGCTGAGACAGACCGGCCAGCAGGTAACCGATAAAGGTGTCTCCGGCGGCAGTGGTATCGACCGCATGGGGCACTGGAAAGGCCGGCGTTCGAAGCATGCGCCCCATCGACATGGTCAGGGAACCTTGCTTGCCCAGTGTGAGTGTGACGGTCGCGCCCGGCTTCATGCCTTCCGACAGTGAACGTACGATCGCATCAGGTTCGGATTCCCCGCTGAGAGCCTGCCCCTCGACCTGATTGACAATTAAGATGTCAAGGATGTCGCGAGGCACGTTCTCACAGGTATCGTTAATCGGAGCCGGATTCCAGGCAATTGTGAGCCCACGGCGCTTCGCTTTGTGCAGGAATTCGACCGTCAGGTTGGTTTCATTCTGTGTCAGTGCGATGGTGCC
The nucleotide sequence above comes from Coraliomargarita parva. Encoded proteins:
- a CDS encoding thymidine phosphorylase, whose protein sequence is MRKKIISARKFIKPSFSYLVEKKRDGGEFTDEEIRYVVDSILDEELPEFQQAALAMAIFFQGMSAQETAVFAEEMMLSGEVIDLTGIARPKIDKYSTGGVGDKTTLVLGPLAAACGVVMPTMNGVDEEHVISNLDKLSAIPKFNPELDLKGFKAQLKKVGCTFIKQDEEIAPVDAMLYKLRLQTGTIPSLPLITGSVLSRKLAEGAEGLVVDVKWGNGSFVKDVEQAKQLARSITRVGRSMKRRCVALVTDMNQPLGDTVGTALEIKEAIQLLKGEGPEDLKELVLKLGMEIVRLAGVAGSTLSAKQTVERHLQDGSALEKFKEMVEAQGGDTSVIDDPDKFPTAKHIRKLPAPKRGYVHTINAGMIAEGVQKLALQKNGKYDPAVGVSEIKKVGTQVKQGEPLMMIHYNDEAKMEEALEFLKSAYRLAPKRPNPPELIVERVA
- a CDS encoding damage-control phosphatase ARMT1 family protein, whose protein sequence is MNRAPCAMRTKLDCFSCFLRTGLQTARLSGTNDDELQRLMTRFLKILQDLPDKESPLGVTSRIQNLIRKETGVQDPYLSVKNECTREAEQYLSQLNSEVSLAPAPLDTALKLAVIGNVMDYGADPLFKLGSLTRRLNTTEFTVDATGHFISELNSARRMAYIADNTGEIVFDSILIERLLNDYRIEALHLVIRDEPFLNDVSDERHIPDALLHNPRVKIERLSVDPARRNEAVWQSVIACDIVLNKGMANFENYADQPGFFFLLISKCKLVSDLIAARVQHPVTTGDWIFLHQAKEA
- the efp gene encoding elongation factor P, which encodes MASPTDVRKGKVLNYQGNPHLVLDVQHRTQGRQAGFMQVTMRNLNTGSSTTTKIRTTDSVEIMHTDNKKLEFSYVDGDGYHFMDPESFEDIILDESLVEDAKDFLVETTPYSVLHVDDKPISIDLPASIEMKVIESPEGVKGDTASNVQKPAKLETGLTIQVPLFIKEGEIIKVSTSEKAYMGRA
- a CDS encoding ribokinase translates to MRTPILNLGSLNIDHVYKVPHFVRPGETLSAESYVCNPGGKGLNQSIAAARAGAKVIHAGAIGQDGVFLKDILLDAGVDTTRIVTRNVATGHALIQVNADSENAIVLHGGANLALTPGDADAALADLPPGTIALTQNETNLTVEFLHKAKRRGLTIAWNPAPINDTCENVPRDILDILIVNQVEGQALSGESEPDAIVRSLSEGMKPGATVTLTLGKQGSLTMSMGRMLRTPAFPVPHAVDTTAAGDTFIGYLLAGLSQQTPLAEALVQASAASALCVQKAGAASSIPLAAETRALRNSDRSGN